The window ATGGAAACGACCATCTTTGGCCTTTTTCATGACTTGCCACAATTTGCTCGCGTGAGTCGCGACGGGAAGGTGTGGCTTGAAGACGTGCTTTTGTTTGGGTCACGTGCCAGGCGCGACTACGAGAGCCGTCCCCTGAAGATGCGTCTGCTGGCGGAGATCCGGGCGCACGCCCACCGGAAGGAGCCCGGCTGGAGCCCGGAGGCCGACGCCCCCCTGGACTACTGCTACGTGCGGCCTAATCACATCCCCTCGGTCAACGCCATGTGTCGCCACGGCTTCTGGCCAGgtagcgccgccgccgccgccacgggCCCGCATGTGCGTGAGCTTTGCGCCTGACTCCGCCCCCTCAGGAGTGGACCTGTCGGAGTGCCTGCAGTACCCCGACTTCAGCGTGGTGGCGCTCTACAAGAAGGTGGTGGTGGGCTTCGGCTTCATGGTGCCCGACGTCAAGTACAACGAAGCGTACGTCTCCTTCCTGCTGGTCCATCCCGAGTGGCGGCGGGCGGGCATCGGGACCTTCATGATCTACCACCTCATACAGGTGAGCGAGCGCGCATCGTGCATGAGGGAAGCGTCGCAAATGCGCTCCTCAAATGCGATCCTCAAATGTGATCATTGATTTGCATTTGATTTCGGGTTGCACctcaaatccttttttttttttttttactgatcaTTTCTgtcaatttaagaaaaaaagaaaatcgattTGGGATGTTGTCATCTTTTAATAAAAAGTTTTGCTTCAATTCCCTGAAATTAGCctgcaaacatttttggggggaaatttgcTCCTCAAATTGGCAAAAGTGctgcaccccccaaaaaatctttctgattattgatatttaatatatttttaaattagaatcAAATAAAGCAAGCTGATGTTGAGTTTTGAGCCTTGTGgacacgttttgtttttgtttttgtctttgagaCGTGCATGGGCAAGGACGTGACGCTGCACGTGTCGGCCAGCAACCCGGCCATGTTGCTGTACCAGAAGTTCGGCTTCCAGGCCGAGGAGTACATCCTGGACTTTTACGACAAGTACTACGCGCTGGACAGCGCCGAGTGTCGACACGCCTTCTTCCTGCGATTGCGACGCTGACCGTCCTCCGCGTCCTCCGCGTCCTCCGCGTCCTCCGCGTCCGTCAACTTCCTCTCATGAGAGAcaataaaaagtcaataaatgctcaagcacattttttcccctcttggcTCGTGTGCAGCTCACATCGTACGAGGAGAGTTAGTTTGTAGAGGCTAGCTGTGTGCAAGCTCCGCCCCTTCCAGAGAGGCGGAGTCATCATCCAGCATCATGGCGGCGCATCCTGCGGCGGCGGCCACGTCGTAGGCCGTCAGGCCGTCTCTGTTCCGAATTGTGGTGCCGGCGTTACAGCTGGAAGGCAAAAAGGCAAACGTCACCGGGACCTTTTGCACGGCGGCCATTTTCTTGCCAAACAAAGGAAAAGTTTCCATCCCTAAAACGAGCAAAAGTTACCTGAGGAGAACACGAGCGCAGTCCAGACCTTGAGGTCCGAGCGCGGCGGCCTCGTGCAGCGCCGTGTTCTTCATTctgacgggggggggggcagagcaCATGCATGTTCGCACCTATGCTAACGTGGAAAGCGGTTTGAACTTTTCTTCCATATCTTTGACAAGGAGGCTacggaaactttttttttttattccagaaaCCAATTTTGCTTggataataaatgtttattatttttgctattcACGGGCCACTTCTGTCGAACCCTCCACAAATGCCACCGGGCTTCAATTGTGTACTTGAAAGTTGTACTATCAACAttcgccactagatggccctTCATTTGCACTGGAAAAACCCAAATCCCAGCATGTGATCATTTTCTTGTCTTCAAATCAGAAATAACACACAAGACATTTCCGTGACGTAACTAGCGACTAACGGGAACCGTTTTACCGCCGACCTTCCCgtatgctaacgctaacattGCGACGGCGCCATCTTACGGGCCAGATTGTCGGTCGACGTCGGCGCCGCTTTGCAGTAGAAGCGGAAGGACGGCGTGGTGCCCGTTGACGGTGGCGATGACCGCGGCGGGACGTCCGTCGCCGGCGCAGCAGTCCGGGTCCGCCCCCTGGGGGACGAGGACGGGCGGTTGTTGGCAGGCGGCGAGGGAGGCGCCCGATTGGCCGGTACTCCTCACCTGATCCAGGAGCCTCTGGACGACGCTAACGCGAGCGCGACTGGGACCCGGGCCTAATTCCTGGAGCAGCTGGACGTCCCTCGCCTGGTGACACCGGAAATTTGAGAAAGGGGGAGGGGCCCGAAGTCAGCGAGCATGCGTGCGAGTCTCACCATCTCACCACCGCCTGCTCTGCTTCCACTTCCTGTCAAATCAAAACCAAATCAGCGACGCTAACGACAAATGGCTAACAAGGTCACCGACCTTGACGAGCCGTCACCGAGGCCGCCTTCTTGTGCGCGGCTTCGCCGGCGACCTGAGAGGCAAAAGGAAGGCAAGTCAAGGCCGCGGCCGTCCACGCGCGTTGGCCCGGATGAACTTTGAAGCTCACGTTCTGCCCGACTGGCTGTCGGACAAAGCCGAGGGTCAGGCTGACCTGCTGAGCGTCGTCCTCAAGCACGGCGGAGGTCATCTGAGGGAAGGAGGAGAAAGGAAGTGGGCGCACACTCACTTCCTGTCCGTCACCGGCGCAGATGAGCGTACGCGGCCCAGGCGAGGCTCTCCCAGCAGCGTCCTGAAGGGGGCGTCGTTCTGGGCAAAACTCCTCAGGTGAGCGCACACGTGATCCAGCTGTTGCCTCCAGTAACCTGATGGACACGCCCCCaaccatgacatcatcatcatcttacaTCATCGCCCTCCAGCGCTCTGACCTCTTCCCGGGCTGACGGCGGTGAGCGGCGGCCGCGCTCCATCGGCGGACCCTCCCCGTGTCTGCGTGTGGCACTCGGCGGGGGCGGCGGCCTGCGCCAACGCCGAATCGGGGAAGCTGACCCCTGTGGGACCTTTCACGACCTGGGAAGTTGATGCGCTGGCGTCACGGCAGGAAGTGGGCCACGCAGGCGCCGCACGACCCGCACCTGGCCGCATGTGGCGCACAAACACCACAacacaaatttgtgtgtgtacGCTGACCTTTGCACCGCACCAGTCGCAGTAACGGGCGTGGACGCGGTTTGGCCGTTGACACGTGGAGCAGGAAACGTTTCTCTTGTGTGATGAGTCCTCCTGGACACAAGGGGCGCTCTTCACCTCCAACTCCACAACACGCACACGTTTAACACGCGCACATTTTGTTGACATGTGAGTTGTGTTACCGCGTGTAGGCCAGTGTCGCACGTCAAACAGTTTGACAGGTCAGCCGGGTTCCCTCGttcgcaacacacacacaaaacttgagcctgacacacaacaaacacacaattcaaggtgtgtgcgtgtacgtgtttgtgtttatgtgcTTGGGcagctgtttgtgtgtgagagggTGTGTACCTGCAGGTGGGGTCGGAGCTGCTGGCGAATGGGGGCGTGGCCACTGGAACACACGTGAGCGTCGACTGGAAGTTGAGCGTCGCACCATACACAACTCGCCAGctaacgcacacacaaaagcgcATGAGTGTGACATCACGTTTGGCATTTGGTTGCATTACCTGCCCGTCACCAACAGGGCGTTTGCTGCGTGCAGGCAAGGAGGCAAGTGAAGTGCTGCAGAAAATTGTCCAGCTGacaaacattacacacacacgtgcgcgcgcGTGGTAGCGAATCTGGTTGCGTGAACACACGTGTGTGTTTCAGAATTTGTGAACGTGTGTTTGTTACCTGGGAAACGCCAGCGGGTGGAGCCACGCGAGTACCCGGTAGGGGCCGCTCGCTGCCCGTCACCTTCGGGCCTGaacaacaaagaagaagaaaagagccTTAGGCAAGTTGGGCTATGCTAACGTGACAAACGTTCCTCTTGTAgggttacccccccccccccccccccccccccccatatgcGTAAGGGTCACccaatctgttttgttttgagtgtCATTCCCCTGTCagccaccagatggcagcaCTCTATTTTGAAAGGCTGCAACTCGTCATGATTTTCATAATCGATTCATCATCATTTTATGTAACGTCAGGAATGATGAACGACAGTGTTGGATATCGCGATCACTAAATGTTTGCAACCACTAAGCTAgccagttagcattagcaacggcAGCCATTTCAATACAAAGGCGATTGCGTGCAGAAAAAGTGGTGAAAAATGTCAACCTTGAGGCCAGCGTGACGTCGTCTCGTCCTCGTGCAAACTTTCTCCCGGACTGGCCTGCTGGACGTGACAGAACGCAACTTGACGGCTCATTTGCACAAGTCGCACGAGTGCAGGCCGAGGCGTGCCGCCACGTCGGGTGGGCTTcaacgtttgactccgcccacaggCCCCAGGGGCCTCATGTATGAAGGGTGACTTCCGAAGACAGCCTGCCAAAAATCGGTTTTTTGGGCCTCTACTTTCTTTTGAAAGTGTCTCCAGCtcacatcgtttttttttcatttgtgcctCCTGCTAATCCtttaacaacaaagaaagaCACGTAGGCGCTTCCAGGTGCCAAatccgtgtgggcggagtctaaccctaaccctaaccctaaccctaacgccTCAAACTGCACTCTGCGCTCTTTTTACTGCATTTGCACAACTGGGCACTGCATTGACGACGCCCACTTTCGTCGCATTTTCGGCAAGTCGCCAAGCCTCGCAAAAATGCAAACGTCTGTACTCACAAAGCGTCGCGTTTTCATCTGAGGCTTTGCGACATTGTGCTCTGGCGGAAAGGTGGGCGTCGTCAACGGCGGGAGACGCAAGCGCCCGGCTCTGCCGATTGATTGATCCATTGATTACCTGCTGCAAAGGCTCCGCCTCCCGGACGACGAAGACTTTAGTGACGGTGGCGCTCTGGCGGCCGTCGCTGTTGACAGGAAGTGATGCGAGCGAGCGGTCAAGTTTGAAGCGTTCAACTCAACTTCCAGTTAGCAACATGACTTTTGCAATCGCGCGGAAACAACACCAAGTCTCAACAAGCCCATCGGccaataataatttgtttttgttgccggGCGAGCGATTGAAGTGGAGTaggcaggaagtgacatcatgaCGTTACCTGGTGGCGGCCAGGGCCCGGACGCACACTCGGCCGCTCGGCAGCAGGAAAGGCGAAAGGTAGCGGCGCCCGCTGCTTCCCGGCTTGGAGCCGTCCAGCGTGTAGAAAAGCCACGCGTCGGTCGTGTCTGCGCGCACACGCATGCATCAACGCGATGACGTCATTGATTTGACCACCACGTCGGCGTCCGCTCCAAAACCGTCGTCAGCTCGCTCAACGTGAGCATCTCAACTTTATGCTGGCCGTGAAGTTTGGCGAGTGGCATATGACGCCAAGGTATCGATACTCACCAAGGCGGCCGATACTGGCCGTTTTACCATCAAGAACgacaaatgagaagaatagaaaatagcCATTACTTTCAGCCATCTTAAGGGAAAATGAGACATTTGGGATATATTTGGGAATCTCGTGTATCCAAAGTACTCAaagtatttggtatcagtattgAGTAAGAGTTGAGTAAAGAtgtgtagagaaaaaaaaagtgctatggAACATCGCTATgcgaaagcctttttttttacattttggggaaCTCTTCAAGGTTTACAGCTTAAAAAGGGTAGAATGAAATTGCACAGTTGAACTGGAACACGTGGAAGTTACGATTTTGGATCAGTGCGGCACTTTTGTCACCGTCACGTACCCGACTGAATGCAGACAAGCGTGCTGGTCTCAATGTGGTTCTTTGACGTCATCTTGTCCCGTTGCATGATGGGAATAATTCGCGGCGCCGCCACCGCCCCCGCTGCCATGATCGTGTctgagctgtcaatcaaaccaATCAACACAATGATGACGTCAAAGTCCAATGCACAGTTCATGAAAACCAGTAATGTTTGTAATCCTCCTTTTCATTGATTAtagagttggaaaaaaaacttacttgGAGTCAAGTTGATACTTGAGGAGCGTAAGCGAGcgtgtgttgtgtgttgtgtgtgcgtcACCACGGCAACGGTTGCTCCGGCCGCCCTCCTCGTTTCTGTTACGttttgcacgcac of the Vanacampus margaritifer isolate UIUO_Vmar chromosome 7, RoL_Vmar_1.0, whole genome shotgun sequence genome contains:
- the dzank1 gene encoding double zinc ribbon and ankyrin repeat-containing protein 1 isoform X4, coding for MAAGAVAAPRIIPIMQRDKMTSKNHIETSTLVCIQSDTTDAWLFYTLDGSKPGSSGRRYLSPFLLPSGRVCVRALAATSDGRQSATVTKVFVVREAEPLQQQASPGESLHEDETTSRWPQGPKVTGSERPLPGTRVAPPAGVSQLASCVWCDAQLPVDAHVCSSGHAPIRQQLRPHLQAQVLCVCCERGNPADLSNCLTCDTGLHAEDSSHKRNVSCSTCQRPNRVHARYCDWCGAKVVKGPTGVSFPDSALAQAAAPAECHTQTRGGSADGARPPLTAVSPGRGYWRQQLDHVCAHLRSFAQNDAPFRTLLGEPRLGRMTSAVLEDDAQQVSLTLGFVRQPVGQNVAGEAAHKKAASVTARQGSGSRAGGGEMARDVQLLQELGPGPSRARVSVVQRLLDQGADPDCCAGDGRPAAVIATVNGHHAVLPLLLQSGADVDRQSGPMKNTALHEAAALGPQGLDCARVLLSCNAGTTIRNRDGLTAYDVAAAAGCAAMMLDDDSASLEGAELAHS
- the dzank1 gene encoding double zinc ribbon and ankyrin repeat-containing protein 1 isoform X1, whose product is MAAGAVAAPRIIPIMQRDKMTSKNHIETSTLVCIQSDTTDAWLFYTLDGSKPGSSGRRYLSPFLLPSGRVCVRALAATSDGRQSATVTKVFVVREAEPLQQQASPGESLHEDETTSRWPQGPKVTGSERPLPGTRVAPPAGVSQLASCVWCDAQLPVDAHVCSSGHAPIRQQLRPHLQAQVLCVCCERGNPADLSNCLTCDTGLHAEDSSHKRNVSCSTCQRPNRVHARYCDWCGAKVVKGPTGVSFPDSALAQAAAPAECHTQTRGGSADGARPPLTAVSPGRGYWRQQLDHVCAHLRSFAQNDAPFRTLLGEPRLGRMTSAVLEDDAQQVSLTLGFVRQPVGQNVSFKVHPGQRAWTAAALTCLPFASQVAGEAAHKKAASVTARQGSGSRAGGGEMARDVQLLQELGPGPSRARVSVVQRLLDQGADPDCCAGDGRPAAVIATVNGHHAVLPLLLQSGADVDRQSGPMKNTALHEAAALGPQGLDCARVLLSCNAGTTIRNRDGLTAYDVAAAAGCAAMMLDDDSASLEGAELAHS
- the dzank1 gene encoding double zinc ribbon and ankyrin repeat-containing protein 1 isoform X3, coding for MAAGAVAAPRIIPIMQRDKMTSKNHIETSTLVCIQSDTTDAWLFYTLDGSKPGSSGRRYLSPFLLPSGRVCVRALAATSDGRQSATVTKVFVVREAEPLQQQASPGESLHEDETTSRWPQGPKVTGSERPLPGTRVAPPAGVSQLASCVWCDAQLPVDAHVCSSGHAPIRQQLRPHLQAQVLCVCCERGNPADLSNCLTCDTGLHADSSHKRNVSCSTCQRPNRVHARYCDWCGAKVVKGPTGVSFPDSALAQAAAPAECHTQTRGGSADGARPPLTAVSPGRGYWRQQLDHVCAHLRSFAQNDAPFRTLLGEPRLGRMTSAVLEDDAQQVSLTLGFVRQPVGQNVSFKVHPGQRAWTAAALTCLPFASQVAGEAAHKKAASVTARQGSGSRAGGGEMARDVQLLQELGPGPSRARVSVVQRLLDQGADPDCCAGDGRPAAVIATVNGHHAVLPLLLQSGADVDRQSGPMKNTALHEAAALGPQGLDCARVLLSCNAGTTIRNRDGLTAYDVAAAAGCAAMMLDDDSASLEGAELAHS
- the dzank1 gene encoding double zinc ribbon and ankyrin repeat-containing protein 1 isoform X2, whose product is MAAGAVAAPRIIPIMQRDKMTSKNHIETSTLVCIQSDTTDAWLFYTLDGSKPGSSGRRYLSPFLLPSGRVCVRALAATSDGRQSATVTKVFVVREAEPLQQASPGESLHEDETTSRWPQGPKVTGSERPLPGTRVAPPAGVSQLASCVWCDAQLPVDAHVCSSGHAPIRQQLRPHLQAQVLCVCCERGNPADLSNCLTCDTGLHAEDSSHKRNVSCSTCQRPNRVHARYCDWCGAKVVKGPTGVSFPDSALAQAAAPAECHTQTRGGSADGARPPLTAVSPGRGYWRQQLDHVCAHLRSFAQNDAPFRTLLGEPRLGRMTSAVLEDDAQQVSLTLGFVRQPVGQNVSFKVHPGQRAWTAAALTCLPFASQVAGEAAHKKAASVTARQGSGSRAGGGEMARDVQLLQELGPGPSRARVSVVQRLLDQGADPDCCAGDGRPAAVIATVNGHHAVLPLLLQSGADVDRQSGPMKNTALHEAAALGPQGLDCARVLLSCNAGTTIRNRDGLTAYDVAAAAGCAAMMLDDDSASLEGAELAHS
- the dzank1 gene encoding double zinc ribbon and ankyrin repeat-containing protein 1 isoform X5, translating into MAAGAVAAPRIIPIMQRDKMTSKNHIETSTLVCIQSDTTDAWLFYTLDGSKPGSSGRRYLSPFLLPSGRVCVRALAATSDGRQSATVTKVFVVREAEPLQQQASPGESLHEDETTSRWPQGPKVTGSERPLPGTRVAPPAGVSQLASCVWCDAQLPVDAHVCSSGHAPIRQQLRPHLQAQVLCVCCERGNPADLSNCLTCDTGLHAEDSSHKRNVSCSTCQRPNRVHARYCDWCGAKVVKGPTGVSFPDSALAQAAAPAECHTQTRGGSADGARPPLTAVSPGRGYWRQQLDHVCAHLRSFAQNDAPFRTLLGEPRLGRMTSAVLEDDAQQVAGEAAHKKAASVTARQGSGSRAGGGEMARDVQLLQELGPGPSRARVSVVQRLLDQGADPDCCAGDGRPAAVIATVNGHHAVLPLLLQSGADVDRQSGPMKNTALHEAAALGPQGLDCARVLLSCNAGTTIRNRDGLTAYDVAAAAGCAAMMLDDDSASLEGAELAHS